From the Oncorhynchus nerka isolate Pitt River linkage group LG20, Oner_Uvic_2.0, whole genome shotgun sequence genome, one window contains:
- the LOC115102777 gene encoding homeobox and leucine zipper protein Homez-like, producing the protein MATHIDRNRRIGLEVNMETFQSNVTKTVCEGKHAAPRSSKTPHRQITNGKSHLSFDHDATDGDGGNVRDGGVSFSTNHNSVVCLPLVSEGPKLVWTQSNQTRELDTIQELIQAFNVFPYPTSREVNALARLCALPLDKVKVWFMVQRIKYGISWASEEIEETRGKLAGPEWTNDYANEKEEIKMSTGCGEMSVEAEDTGQMNNGLNSSLLHPRKRARHETPEHCKPASTIRHFSSSLPPPQDSYYYRPPVDMPATTATEASLNLSETSLGSPRQQQRGRYKKTKAQLAVLRSSFLRENWPAETELRCLQNETGLSRNDIRKWFSDSRYQLRNGRGLLRTSMVYPQLIIGEAKDESQQLQSFPRVAHRPRDQENDIEVQRGAQWKGARSNGVKDSHFFQNFLSNSLETFGEGAVEVEEDEVAEEASVHTETVKEEEVKKEEKPLQLIRGNKDPEIKQPPSAVTICASSSPSHSTTPPLSTIVPTIMHSSTSTSTLQKSARSAKASLTALSLSSPPSSWSTLTPAGRLRKTKEQLDILKEHFLHCQWPKSEDYTQLVELTGLPRADIIQWFGDTRYAVKNGQLRWVQGVREQFLSELATQQNGSGVTGGNGSSGIPRVMGSRKRKSQANGATATSTADFPDIKPLGVYHRLTGVLHEKDLDALCKKSRMSYQQVRDWFASQESKEIDPETNVTD; encoded by the coding sequence ATGGCAACACACATTGACCGTAACAGAAGAATAGGCCTGGAGGTGAATATGGAGACATTCCAGAGTAACGTCACAAAGACTGTGTGTGAAGGAAAGCATGCCGCCCCGCGTTCCTCCAAAACTCCACACCGCCAGATAACCAATGGAAAGAGCCATCTATCCTTTGACCACGATGCAACAGACGGTGATGGAGGCAACGTTAGAGATGGTGGTGTTAGTTTCAGCACCAACCACAACTCTGTGGTGTGCCTGCCTTTGGTCTCTGAGGGCCCGAAGCTAGTATGGACACAGTCAAATCAGACACGTGAGCTTGACACCATCCAAGAGCTGATCCAGGCATTCAATGTGTTCCCATACCCAACATCTCGTGAGGTGAATGCCTTGGCACGGCTCTGTGCCCTGCCTCTGGACAAAGTCAAGGTCTGGTTCATGGTGCAGAGAATCAAATACGGCATCAGCTGGGCCTCAGAGGAGATTGAGGAGACGCGTGGCAAGCTGGCCGGACCTGAGTGGACTAACGACTATGCAAATGAGAAAGAGGAGATAAAGATGAGCACGGGGTGTGGGGAGATGTCTGTGGAAGCAGAGGACACAGGCCAAATGAATAATGGTCTTAACTCTTCCCTGCTCCACCCGAGAAAACGTGCCAGACATGAGACTCCAGAACACTGCAAACCAGCCTCCACCATCCGACATTTCAgttcctctctcccaccccctcagGATTCATACTACTACCGCCCTCCTGTAGACATGCCAGCAACTACCGCGACAGAGGCTTCCCTGAACCTCTCTGAGACCTCACTTGGCTCTCCACGGCAACAACAACGCGGACGCTACAAAAAGACCAAAGCTCAGCTTGCAGTCCTTCGCAGCAGCTTCCTGCGTGAAAACTGGCCTGCAGAGACAGAGCTCCGATGTCTGCAGAATGAAACGGGCCTGAGCCGCAATGACATCCGCAAATGGTTCAGCGACAGCCGGTACCAGCTTAGAAATGGGCGCGGACTGCTTCGAACATCCATGGTCTACCCTCAGCTCATCATAGGAGAAGCAAAGGACGAGTCTCAGCAACTTCAGTCTTTTCCACGCGTAGCTCACAGGCCTCGGGATCAAGAAAATGATATTGAAGTGCAGAGAGGGGCTCAATGGAAGGGAGCTCGCAGCAATGGGGTGAAAGATTCACATTTCTTCCAGAACTTCCTGTCAAACAGCCTGGAGACCTTTGGGGAAGGAgcagtagaggtggaggaggacgaGGTTGCAGAGGAAGCCTCTGTTCACACTGAGACTGTTAAGGAAGAGGAGGTGAAAAAGGAAGAAAAGCCCCTACAGTTGATTAGGGGCAACAAAGACCCAGAGATTAAACAACCACCATCAGCCGTTACCATCTGCGCTTCgtcctccccctctcattctaccacccctcccctttcGACTATTGTCCCCACTATTATGCATAGTTCCACTAGCACCAGCACCCTGCAGAAGTCTGCTCGCTCAGCCAAAGCCTCActcacagccctgtctctctccagtcctccctCATCCTGGTCTACTCTTACACCTGCTGGCCGACTACGGAAGACCAAGGAACAACTGGACATACTAAAGGAGCACTTCCTGCACTGCCAGTGGCCTAAGAGTGAGGACTACACCCAGCTGGTAGAACTCACAGGCTTGCCCCGTGCAGACATCATCCAGTGGTTTGGGGATACGCGCTACGCTGTTAAAAATGGGCAGCTACGCTGGGTGCAGGGAGTCCGTGAGCAATTTCTGTctgaactagccacacagcaaaATGGCAGTGGAGTCACCGGTGGAAACGGTTCCAGTGGGATCCCTCGGGTTATGGGTAGCCGCAAACGTAAGTCTCAAGCGAATGGCGCCACCGCAACATCCACTGCCGATTTCCCGGACATCAAGCCGCTGGGGGTTTACCATCGCTTGACTGGGGTTCTTCATGAGAAAGACCTTGATGCCCTTTGCAAAAAGTCACGAATGAGCTACCAGCAGGTGCGAGACTGGTTTGCATCTCAGGAGAGCAAGGAAATTGACCCAGAAACCAATGTTACTGATTGA